Proteins encoded together in one Chitinophaga sp. LS1 window:
- a CDS encoding MFS transporter, with protein MRLLNKNLVLAIASMGIFVEALDIAIVNLALPKIEADLGLSNDSGYKIQSIYILIYGSFLILGGKLSDYLGRKTIFMAGCGIFLITSLGAGLSHSLNTLILFRALQGLGAALLMPSAFSIVNYYFKEPHERGKAMGIFGSFAATGAAGGVSVGGIIANYWGWSWVFLMNVPILLVILVIAYLYLEKDTKSDSRLPDIPAAIALVLGMICLSKITEGSYLLISVIVLIVAAYYLYSRLKTQPAPLLDLKVLILSSLRKGTLLFFLLGALFTGYLLLMSFLLQQNFHFTPAEAGFLMMPFNIISILLGRFGLPALSLKFSPKQIAMGGAVAMLMGAVSLVIAVQIHHLVFLLAGGAFIAGIGMTLCYTGYTVIAMEHVPTEHLGIAASLINTAYFVGGGVGLPLISIFMPHDSGELNSRPLWLLCIVALLSIARLLYRKKSVYQK; from the coding sequence ATGCGGTTACTAAATAAAAACCTTGTCTTAGCAATTGCCTCTATGGGCATTTTTGTAGAAGCCCTCGACATTGCCATCGTAAATCTGGCATTGCCAAAAATTGAAGCTGACCTCGGATTAAGTAATGATTCCGGTTATAAAATACAAAGTATCTATATCCTGATCTATGGGAGCTTTTTAATCCTGGGTGGTAAATTATCTGACTACCTTGGTAGAAAGACCATCTTTATGGCGGGATGTGGTATCTTCCTGATCACCTCATTGGGTGCTGGATTGTCACATTCGCTCAATACCCTGATCCTTTTCAGGGCATTGCAGGGATTGGGAGCTGCGTTATTAATGCCATCTGCATTTTCTATTGTCAATTACTATTTTAAAGAGCCGCATGAACGCGGGAAGGCAATGGGCATCTTTGGGTCTTTTGCGGCCACAGGGGCTGCGGGTGGTGTGTCTGTAGGTGGGATTATTGCCAATTACTGGGGATGGTCGTGGGTGTTTTTGATGAATGTGCCTATACTGTTGGTGATCCTTGTAATTGCGTATCTCTATCTGGAAAAGGATACAAAGAGTGATAGCAGGTTGCCGGATATTCCGGCTGCGATTGCGCTGGTGTTGGGCATGATTTGTTTGTCGAAAATTACTGAAGGTAGCTATTTGTTGATTTCTGTGATTGTTTTAATAGTAGCTGCTTATTATTTATATAGCAGGCTTAAAACCCAGCCAGCACCATTATTAGATCTGAAGGTGTTGATACTTTCTTCTTTACGGAAAGGTACTTTATTGTTTTTTTTACTAGGCGCGTTGTTTACAGGATATTTATTGCTGATGAGTTTTCTCTTGCAACAAAACTTTCATTTTACCCCTGCGGAGGCCGGTTTTCTCATGATGCCATTCAATATCATCTCAATATTGTTAGGAAGGTTTGGATTACCTGCTTTATCATTGAAATTTTCTCCTAAACAGATAGCCATGGGTGGTGCAGTGGCAATGCTGATGGGCGCTGTTTCGCTGGTCATTGCAGTACAGATCCATCATTTAGTTTTCTTGCTGGCAGGTGGTGCCTTTATCGCGGGGATAGGCATGACGCTTTGTTATACCGGGTATACAGTGATAGCCATGGAGCATGTACCTACTGAACATTTAGGGATTGCCGCCAGCCTGATTAATACTGCCTATTTTGTGGGAGGTGGGGTTGGCTTACCGCTTATTTCAATCTTCATGCCGCATGATTCAGGGGAGTTGAATAGCCGTCCATTATGGTTGTTATGCATTGTCGCACTTTTATCAATAGCAAGGTTATTATACAGAAAAAAGAGCGTGTATCAAAAGTAA
- a CDS encoding RNA polymerase sigma factor, which translates to MDAAFTYTETELVILLKQGKTAAYAYLYDRYAGALYSVILGIIQDEVTSTDVLQDTLVKIWQNIHSFDPDKGRLFTWMHRIARNKSLDTIRSKYYQNSRLMNPIADHVMELASSDQGNHYGLREIITHLKDEHRILIELSYIQGYTQEEIAQQLNIPLGTVKTRLREAFAILRKELSKMI; encoded by the coding sequence TTGGACGCAGCTTTTACATACACCGAGACTGAACTTGTTATATTATTAAAACAGGGGAAAACAGCAGCCTACGCGTATTTATACGACAGGTATGCAGGTGCATTGTATAGTGTAATTCTGGGTATAATACAAGACGAAGTAACCAGTACTGATGTGCTACAGGACACCCTTGTAAAGATCTGGCAAAACATTCACAGCTTCGACCCTGATAAGGGAAGGCTCTTTACCTGGATGCATAGGATAGCGAGAAATAAATCGCTGGATACAATACGAAGCAAATACTATCAAAATAGCCGGTTAATGAACCCTATAGCCGACCATGTGATGGAACTGGCTTCGTCCGATCAGGGTAATCATTACGGTCTGCGGGAAATAATTACTCACCTGAAGGACGAACATCGTATACTCATAGAATTGTCTTACATTCAGGGATACACTCAGGAAGAAATAGCACAGCAGTTAAATATTCCCCTGGGAACCGTGAAGACCCGACTTAGGGAGGCATTTGCGATATTAAGAAAAGAATTAAGTAAAATGATTTGA
- a CDS encoding HAD family hydrolase, which produces MHNNIKVIAFDADDTLWVNETYFREAEDQFTIMLEDFLPRHVSIKELFKTEMDNMSLYGYGVKAFVLSMLETVLRITENNIPAAYLGKVIQIGRDMLSKPVIMLEGVETVLQALQPHYRLVVATKGDLLDQERKLRLSGIEHYFHHIEIMSDKQENDYAKLIKRLDIQPAEFMMLGNSLKSDVLPVLALGGFGGHIPFHTTWEHERIDFTINHPNFYEFTTITDTLAKLLPEQNAVTK; this is translated from the coding sequence ATGCATAACAATATTAAAGTCATCGCATTTGATGCAGACGACACTTTGTGGGTAAATGAAACCTACTTCCGGGAAGCGGAAGATCAGTTTACCATTATGCTGGAAGACTTCCTGCCAAGGCATGTAAGCATTAAAGAGCTTTTTAAGACCGAAATGGACAATATGTCCCTTTATGGATATGGAGTAAAGGCTTTTGTCCTTTCGATGCTGGAAACGGTCCTAAGGATCACAGAAAACAATATTCCCGCTGCCTACCTTGGTAAGGTCATTCAGATAGGCCGGGATATGCTCAGTAAGCCGGTGATTATGCTGGAAGGAGTTGAAACGGTATTGCAGGCCCTACAGCCACATTACCGGCTGGTAGTAGCCACCAAAGGGGATCTGCTGGACCAGGAGCGGAAACTGCGCCTCTCCGGTATCGAACATTACTTTCATCATATTGAAATTATGAGTGATAAACAGGAGAATGATTATGCAAAGCTCATCAAACGACTGGATATACAGCCAGCGGAATTTATGATGCTGGGCAATTCCCTGAAGTCAGACGTACTGCCGGTACTTGCACTGGGTGGTTTTGGCGGCCATATTCCTTTTCATACCACGTGGGAACATGAACGCATCGACTTTACAATTAATCATCCGAACTTCTATGAGTTCACCACCATCACTGATACACTCGCCAAACTACTGCCGGAACAAAATGCGGTTACTAAATAA
- a CDS encoding Crp/Fnr family transcriptional regulator: MDRLRQHIEAISPLTDDEFEYVKGYFTLKKVRKNQFLIHEGDDAKYEYLVLSGIYKVFFVDNAGKEYIMQFAQQNWWMSDYYAFFKQKDASMFIECMEGGEVLYSTLASREKLSADLHKMEHFFRAKLTNGYVALQQRIKLLLSSTPQQRYEEFSRLYPELIERIPKKFIAEYLGVSRETLSRLYGKG, from the coding sequence ATGGATAGACTAAGACAGCATATTGAAGCCATTTCACCATTAACCGATGACGAATTTGAGTATGTAAAAGGTTATTTTACGCTGAAAAAGGTACGGAAGAACCAGTTCCTTATTCACGAAGGAGATGACGCGAAATATGAATACCTGGTCCTGTCAGGGATCTATAAGGTCTTCTTTGTGGACAATGCTGGAAAGGAATACATCATGCAGTTTGCACAACAAAACTGGTGGATGTCCGACTATTATGCCTTCTTTAAACAAAAGGACGCGTCTATGTTTATAGAATGTATGGAAGGGGGGGAAGTGCTTTATTCCACACTGGCATCCAGAGAAAAGCTCTCTGCCGACCTGCATAAAATGGAACACTTTTTCAGGGCCAAGCTCACTAACGGCTATGTCGCCCTGCAACAACGGATCAAATTGTTGCTTTCCAGTACGCCACAACAGCGCTATGAGGAGTTTTCCAGGTTGTATCCTGAGCTGATAGAAAGAATACCAAAGAAGTTTATAGCAGAGTACCTGGGCGTAAGCCGGGAAACCCTGAGCCGGTTGTATGGCAAAGGGTGA
- a CDS encoding winged helix-turn-helix transcriptional regulator, giving the protein MGNTAANGHISDECKRHFKAIQDTQDILSGKWKMLIMGILGSGKRRYLELQRLVDGIGPKMLSKELQELEINGLVSRTEMATKPLTVEYALTEYGRSLKPILDDMAEWGKNHRDRVIKDITSLK; this is encoded by the coding sequence ATGGGAAACACAGCAGCCAACGGCCACATATCAGACGAATGCAAACGGCATTTTAAAGCCATTCAGGATACACAGGATATACTGAGCGGTAAATGGAAAATGTTGATCATGGGGATACTTGGATCAGGCAAACGCCGCTACCTGGAATTGCAACGCCTGGTAGATGGGATAGGCCCGAAAATGCTTTCCAAAGAATTGCAGGAACTGGAAATAAACGGGCTCGTCAGCCGTACGGAGATGGCGACAAAACCCCTTACTGTAGAATATGCGCTGACCGAATATGGCAGATCTTTAAAACCCATATTGGATGATATGGCAGAATGGGGTAAAAATCACAGGGATAGGGTGATCAAGGACATAACTAGCCTAAAATAA
- a CDS encoding alpha/beta family hydrolase, with protein sequence MLEIKSLSLTISAAPGAVSAICTLPEKPICILTLAHGAGADMHHSFMEALATSLADAGIATLRFNFPFTEQKKKRPDSPAVAQQAITAAIDKAKELYPALPLFVAGKSFGGRMSSQYLSVNHRKDVTGLIFYGFPLHAAGKPSIDRAEHLKEVKVPMLFLQGTKDTLATWDLIETVCKSLKKATLVKLEGADHSFKAGKRKDMIPLLTTATKDWVKKKI encoded by the coding sequence ATGCTGGAAATAAAATCATTATCACTAACTATATCTGCGGCGCCCGGAGCCGTTTCTGCTATCTGCACCCTGCCGGAAAAGCCTATATGTATCCTGACACTAGCACATGGCGCAGGTGCAGACATGCACCACTCTTTTATGGAAGCACTGGCCACTTCACTGGCAGATGCGGGCATTGCCACCCTCCGATTCAATTTCCCTTTTACAGAACAAAAAAAGAAACGCCCTGACTCCCCTGCCGTCGCTCAGCAAGCGATAACCGCCGCTATCGATAAAGCGAAAGAATTGTACCCTGCCCTCCCTCTATTTGTAGCAGGCAAATCATTTGGCGGCCGTATGTCATCCCAATATCTTTCTGTGAACCACAGAAAGGATGTAACCGGCCTGATCTTCTACGGGTTCCCCCTGCATGCCGCAGGCAAACCATCTATAGACAGGGCGGAACATTTAAAAGAAGTAAAAGTACCGATGCTGTTCCTGCAGGGCACAAAAGATACCCTGGCTACCTGGGATCTGATTGAAACAGTATGCAAGTCTTTAAAGAAAGCCACCCTAGTAAAACTGGAAGGCGCGGATCACTCTTTTAAAGCCGGTAAGCGTAAGGATATGATACCCTTGCTCACGACTGCTACAAAAGATTGGGTGAAAAAGAAAATATAA
- a CDS encoding putative quinol monooxygenase — translation MNTESVYVFAKWQVKEGQLDAVLELLQEVAAKSREEEGNLFYNLHQSKQDANTLMLYEGYISEAAVEVHRNAVYFQELVIGKIVPLLQNREVVVTAQI, via the coding sequence ATGAATACAGAATCAGTTTATGTGTTTGCCAAATGGCAGGTGAAGGAAGGACAGTTGGATGCAGTGCTGGAATTATTACAGGAAGTGGCGGCGAAGAGTCGGGAAGAAGAAGGAAATTTGTTTTATAACCTTCATCAAAGTAAGCAGGATGCGAATACCTTAATGTTGTATGAAGGATATATCAGTGAGGCAGCGGTGGAGGTACATCGGAATGCAGTGTACTTTCAGGAGCTGGTGATCGGGAAGATCGTGCCATTGCTGCAGAATAGGGAAGTGGTGGTAACAGCACAGATTTAA
- a CDS encoding DUF1963 domain-containing protein, with protein MMNPTSTETFSVSLPPTYEYIRTAWESITAEHRKDGDYLSFITLGLSELSFYNKYNGDDHLSRFRASCLEQRGVVEVMTDKTLPVAGLTANIRTAHAEDGYFYYFGLVQINDVYGYTIIGDCDTVSKDFYEPLFDETFQSLQYFGNPVEAMAKQQAGIDEMMHKYKPAEPEAPVVKIYEPFVVPDHEYWKIGEHQFSLTGESQCSISDGDGALYIKIEAQAPQHIAGLTDDYSNEKVYLQFYFKGIYNAGVPTGKFLFEEEREASYLAYLWKGGFDFIQKLSGEVTLQDGWLGIQAYFNEHPLKLAVKITPDLNWTNYRFLSAQEVSTAPPEIVHQLWLTDPYTGILQETIYPLTQLQSLSIDFRNKNDFKEIPTAVKRLKALKNLSLTGVTALETLPLWLGDLKALDTIRVSNSQIAGIHPYIFQLPELTKLYLSHNQLESIHPTLPEKLETLVVSYNQLTSVPASVTRLTYLNIEHNPLEKLPAGLENIPTLNLELEKKIKLLDYTYKGAGPYDDSRFFAKNDPALLQLLETKINLTGLGEFKEGLIGRSRKAVALDTTEEDTYDQKGNHRFGGLPDLPPGVDLLAAGMQFIAQINCADIAALQGYLPRIGVLFFFIKDQEELDPQVVYYDGDLNELQSAKELDMESEFTPFRAIASSYASIPSLYNASTLYPELTELSEMYDETEELEAALREKPAHSMNSYVFKQHDTPEMEAVDAKRGKPEDWMVLLRASSDRKTGFCFGDAGEIYFVIHKSDLEKKDFSNIYCGLESS; from the coding sequence ATGATGAACCCGACCTCAACAGAAACATTCAGCGTTAGCTTACCTCCAACTTACGAGTACATACGCACAGCCTGGGAAAGTATTACTGCCGAACACAGAAAAGATGGCGACTATCTTTCCTTTATCACCCTTGGTTTATCCGAACTCAGTTTTTATAATAAATATAATGGAGACGACCACCTCTCCCGCTTCCGTGCCAGCTGTCTTGAACAACGCGGTGTCGTTGAAGTGATGACAGATAAAACCCTACCCGTAGCAGGACTGACAGCCAATATAAGAACTGCCCATGCTGAAGATGGGTATTTCTATTATTTTGGACTGGTACAGATCAATGATGTATATGGGTATACTATTATTGGCGATTGTGATACGGTTTCAAAAGACTTTTACGAACCACTCTTTGATGAAACATTCCAAAGTCTGCAATATTTTGGAAACCCTGTGGAAGCTATGGCAAAACAACAGGCAGGGATTGATGAAATGATGCATAAATATAAGCCAGCGGAACCTGAGGCTCCCGTGGTAAAGATATATGAACCATTCGTGGTGCCAGATCATGAATACTGGAAAATTGGCGAACATCAATTTTCATTAACCGGAGAAAGCCAGTGTTCTATTTCTGATGGCGACGGCGCCCTGTATATCAAAATCGAAGCACAGGCGCCTCAGCATATAGCAGGTCTTACCGATGACTATAGTAATGAAAAGGTTTACCTGCAATTCTATTTCAAAGGTATTTATAATGCAGGTGTACCTACCGGTAAGTTCCTTTTTGAAGAGGAAAGAGAAGCCTCCTACCTCGCATACCTCTGGAAAGGCGGTTTTGATTTTATACAGAAACTTTCGGGAGAAGTGACCTTACAGGATGGCTGGCTGGGTATCCAGGCGTATTTCAATGAACACCCCCTGAAACTGGCTGTAAAGATCACGCCTGATCTGAACTGGACAAACTACCGTTTTCTCAGTGCCCAGGAAGTGAGCACCGCCCCTCCGGAAATCGTTCATCAGCTTTGGCTGACCGACCCTTACACCGGTATCCTGCAGGAAACAATTTACCCATTAACACAGTTACAAAGCTTATCTATTGATTTCAGAAATAAGAACGACTTTAAAGAAATTCCAACAGCTGTAAAACGACTGAAAGCTTTGAAAAACCTTTCTCTTACAGGTGTTACAGCATTGGAAACCTTACCGCTATGGCTGGGAGATCTGAAAGCATTGGATACCATCCGTGTATCGAATAGCCAGATAGCAGGTATTCATCCTTACATATTCCAGCTGCCGGAGTTAACGAAATTGTATCTCAGTCATAACCAGCTAGAATCGATTCACCCTACCCTGCCAGAGAAACTGGAAACACTGGTGGTATCATATAACCAGCTGACATCTGTGCCAGCTTCAGTGACCAGGTTAACATACCTGAATATTGAACACAATCCTTTGGAGAAATTACCTGCCGGATTAGAAAATATTCCTACACTGAACCTTGAACTGGAAAAGAAAATAAAGCTGCTGGATTACACTTACAAAGGTGCAGGGCCATATGACGATAGCCGTTTCTTTGCAAAGAATGACCCAGCGTTGTTACAGCTATTAGAAACAAAAATCAACCTGACAGGATTAGGCGAATTCAAAGAAGGATTGATTGGTCGTAGCCGTAAAGCAGTGGCACTTGATACTACTGAAGAAGACACCTATGATCAAAAAGGCAATCACCGTTTTGGTGGATTACCTGATCTACCTCCGGGTGTGGATCTGTTAGCAGCAGGCATGCAGTTCATCGCACAAATTAATTGCGCGGACATTGCAGCACTACAGGGTTATTTGCCACGTATAGGGGTGCTTTTCTTTTTTATCAAAGATCAGGAGGAACTGGATCCGCAAGTGGTGTATTATGATGGAGATCTGAATGAATTGCAATCGGCAAAGGAGCTGGATATGGAATCTGAATTTACGCCTTTTCGCGCTATAGCCAGTAGTTATGCCAGCATTCCAAGCCTGTACAATGCCAGTACCCTCTATCCGGAGTTAACAGAGTTGTCCGAAATGTACGACGAAACGGAGGAGCTGGAAGCGGCACTCAGGGAGAAGCCTGCGCATAGCATGAACTCCTATGTGTTCAAACAGCATGATACCCCTGAAATGGAGGCCGTAGATGCCAAGAGAGGGAAACCGGAAGACTGGATGGTACTACTACGTGCCAGTTCAGACAGAAAGACAGGATTTTGCTTTGGGGATGCAGGGGAAATTTATTTTGTCATCCACAAAAGTGATTTGGAGAAGAAGGACTTTTCTAATATATATTGTGGGTTAGAAAGTAGCTGA
- a CDS encoding quinone oxidoreductase encodes MITNVVLIEEKDKLKYQTVELRPPGPQEVLIRQKAIGVNYVDVFFRNGTFPVDAFPAPIGLEAAGIIEQVGDAVKQFAPGDRVAYYGTAGAYAEHKVLNENELYKLPDDITFEQAASVMVKGLTAHMLLKASHEVKAGEVVLVHAMMGGVGSLLSAWARSIGATVIGKVGNAAKKELALKRGFQKVINLQNEQLTEVVDVVYDGIGKTTFQQSLELIKPGGTAVLYGWPSGMPDIDTQWMEDRNIHFVTAVLNHYPAYQDKSGKAMEEIFDLIRKGVLSIENPTIYSLADAAKAHADLESRKTTGSIILQP; translated from the coding sequence ATGATAACAAATGTTGTATTGATTGAAGAAAAAGATAAATTAAAATATCAGACTGTTGAACTGAGGCCTCCCGGCCCACAGGAAGTATTGATCCGCCAAAAAGCCATCGGGGTGAATTATGTAGATGTATTTTTCAGAAATGGTACCTTTCCTGTCGATGCCTTTCCTGCGCCCATTGGACTGGAAGCTGCCGGTATTATTGAGCAGGTTGGCGATGCCGTGAAGCAATTCGCACCCGGAGATCGGGTGGCTTATTATGGCACAGCTGGTGCTTATGCGGAACACAAGGTACTAAATGAAAATGAGCTGTATAAACTGCCTGATGATATTACTTTTGAACAGGCTGCTTCCGTAATGGTGAAAGGATTGACTGCACATATGTTGCTAAAAGCAAGTCATGAAGTAAAAGCCGGGGAGGTTGTATTGGTACATGCTATGATGGGAGGAGTAGGCTCATTATTGAGTGCATGGGCGCGGTCAATAGGCGCCACTGTAATTGGTAAAGTAGGAAATGCGGCAAAGAAAGAACTTGCTTTGAAGCGTGGCTTTCAAAAGGTAATTAATTTGCAAAATGAGCAGTTAACAGAAGTAGTGGATGTGGTATACGATGGTATTGGCAAAACTACTTTCCAGCAATCATTGGAGTTGATAAAACCCGGTGGCACTGCGGTATTATACGGTTGGCCATCCGGTATGCCAGATATAGATACGCAATGGATGGAAGATAGAAATATCCATTTTGTAACGGCTGTCCTGAATCACTATCCTGCCTATCAGGATAAAAGTGGGAAAGCGATGGAAGAGATCTTTGACCTGATCCGAAAGGGAGTGTTGAGCATTGAAAATCCGACTATTTATTCTTTAGCTGATGCGGCAAAAGCCCATGCAGATCTGGAATCCAGAAAAACGACAGGTAGTATTATTTTGCAACCATAA
- a CDS encoding TonB-dependent receptor codes for MFPKLALPMAASMLYALTLPAQDKINELDAVTVTATVNPVVSSKTGRNLYVIKGEDIARMPVHSIDEVLRYLPGVEVQAKGPMGAASDIVIRGGTFQQVLVILDGVRVNDPNTGHFSSYIPVNPAEIDHIEVLKGASSAIYGSDAVGGVIHIITKTFAHNQNSTPSRKITAGATGGAYGLFNANANAYYTTDKLAVDIGGQTNNADGQPQRGIDGYFHLHTISGSASYKLSDNWKLSYRLSYDDRKFAAQNFYTTYVSDTASEKLSTWWQQLNLSYRKKNNSFSLMAGYKNMSDHYVYNSVSIANDNRSKLLQSLATYEHKFNDDISFVAGGQFQQKSIVSNDRGNHTVNQAAGFASMTATVLDVLTLSPALRLDWDERSGYELVPQLNASYRTGQFQIRGSAGKTIRNADFTERYNNNNKALVTSGKIGNPDLKAESSFSYEAGADYFGKYFRVSSTLFQRRYNDLIDWTTTAYDNMPYKHNLSPTGVYSLATNISKMVTSGVETDIQFNRTYQEKHTVSATAGATWLYSDIQEGQQSFYISSHARFLLNGMLSYRNQLFGISVNGLYKVRDPQAASGIAGMVTKEYFVASIKADVFVIKNKLSLNVEADNVFNKTYADLTGAQMPGRWLMGGFRVTL; via the coding sequence ATGTTTCCAAAATTAGCATTACCTATGGCCGCCAGCATGCTATATGCTTTGACGCTGCCGGCGCAGGACAAAATAAATGAATTAGACGCGGTTACAGTCACCGCCACAGTGAATCCGGTAGTGAGTTCTAAAACAGGTCGTAACTTATACGTAATAAAAGGAGAGGACATCGCCAGAATGCCTGTCCATTCAATAGATGAAGTACTCCGCTACCTGCCAGGTGTAGAAGTACAGGCCAAAGGTCCGATGGGCGCTGCCAGCGATATCGTGATCCGTGGCGGTACCTTCCAGCAGGTACTCGTGATCCTCGATGGTGTTCGTGTGAACGATCCGAATACCGGACACTTCAGCAGTTACATTCCTGTCAATCCTGCCGAAATCGATCATATCGAAGTACTGAAAGGCGCTTCCTCAGCGATCTATGGTTCCGATGCTGTAGGTGGCGTGATACACATCATCACTAAAACCTTTGCACACAATCAGAACAGCACACCCTCCAGAAAGATCACCGCAGGTGCTACAGGTGGCGCATACGGACTGTTTAACGCAAACGCAAATGCTTATTATACTACAGATAAACTGGCCGTTGATATCGGTGGACAAACCAATAATGCAGATGGTCAGCCGCAGCGTGGTATTGATGGATATTTTCACCTGCACACTATTTCCGGATCCGCCAGTTATAAACTGAGCGATAACTGGAAACTTTCTTACCGCCTGAGTTATGACGATAGAAAGTTCGCCGCGCAGAACTTCTACACTACTTACGTTTCCGATACCGCCAGCGAAAAACTTTCTACCTGGTGGCAGCAACTGAACTTGTCTTACCGCAAGAAGAATAATTCTTTTAGTCTGATGGCAGGCTATAAGAATATGAGCGATCACTACGTGTATAATTCTGTTTCTATTGCCAATGACAACCGCAGTAAGTTATTGCAGTCCCTCGCTACTTACGAGCATAAGTTCAATGACGATATCAGTTTTGTAGCAGGTGGTCAGTTCCAGCAAAAGAGCATTGTCTCCAACGACAGAGGGAATCACACCGTGAACCAGGCAGCAGGTTTTGCTTCCATGACAGCGACAGTACTTGATGTACTCACCCTGAGCCCTGCATTACGCCTGGACTGGGATGAGCGGAGTGGTTATGAGCTGGTGCCTCAACTGAATGCCAGCTATAGAACAGGTCAGTTCCAGATTCGTGGTAGCGCAGGTAAAACTATCCGTAACGCTGACTTCACCGAACGATACAACAACAATAACAAAGCACTGGTTACAAGTGGAAAGATCGGTAACCCTGATCTGAAAGCAGAAAGCTCCTTCAGCTATGAAGCAGGTGCGGATTATTTTGGCAAATATTTCCGTGTATCTTCTACCTTATTCCAGCGTAGGTACAATGACCTGATCGACTGGACCACCACTGCTTACGATAATATGCCTTACAAACATAACCTGTCACCTACAGGTGTATATTCACTGGCGACCAATATTTCAAAGATGGTGACCAGTGGGGTGGAAACTGATATCCAGTTTAACAGGACCTATCAGGAAAAGCATACCGTAAGTGCTACAGCAGGTGCTACCTGGTTGTATTCTGATATCCAGGAAGGTCAGCAGTCTTTTTATATCTCTTCACACGCACGCTTCCTGCTGAATGGTATGTTGTCATACCGTAACCAGTTGTTTGGTATAAGTGTAAATGGCTTGTACAAAGTAAGAGATCCCCAGGCAGCAAGTGGTATAGCTGGTATGGTCACAAAGGAATACTTTGTAGCGAGTATTAAAGCAGATGTATTCGTGATCAAAAATAAACTCAGCCTGAATGTAGAAGCGGACAACGTGTTTAATAAAACATATGCGGACCTTACAGGTGCCCAGATGCCGGGACGATGGTTGATGGGTGGGTTTAGAGTAACTTTATAA
- a CDS encoding type 1 glutamine amidotransferase domain-containing protein — MKTKVLIIVSNANVIGSHNRRTGTFLPEVAHPYAEFDKAGFEVDFASLTGDTPYLDALNLANDPDNLKFLTGKGWADMQQAKELSTVDVSAYDAVFVPGGLAPMVDMPEAPLLKKVIAETYERNAVVGAVCHGPVSLLNVKLSDGSYLVNGKQITSFTTEEEDNYARKDVPFDLQTALTSQGAIFHAAAPWSANSIADGRLVTGQNPASAKGVGEKMVAILEK, encoded by the coding sequence ATGAAAACAAAAGTATTAATCATCGTATCCAATGCCAATGTAATTGGCTCTCATAATAGAAGAACCGGTACCTTTCTGCCTGAAGTAGCACATCCTTATGCAGAATTTGATAAAGCAGGTTTCGAGGTAGATTTTGCCAGCTTAACAGGTGATACCCCTTATTTAGATGCCCTGAACCTGGCCAATGATCCTGATAACCTGAAATTCCTGACCGGCAAGGGCTGGGCAGATATGCAGCAGGCAAAGGAACTCTCCACTGTTGATGTGAGCGCATATGATGCCGTGTTTGTACCTGGTGGACTCGCACCAATGGTCGATATGCCGGAAGCTCCCTTGCTGAAAAAAGTAATCGCTGAAACTTATGAACGGAATGCTGTGGTAGGTGCCGTGTGTCATGGACCTGTATCTTTGTTAAATGTGAAGTTGAGTGACGGGTCTTACCTTGTGAATGGCAAACAAATCACTTCTTTCACTACAGAAGAGGAAGACAATTATGCAAGGAAGGATGTACCTTTTGACCTGCAAACGGCACTGACCAGTCAGGGTGCGATATTTCATGCAGCTGCGCCATGGTCTGCGAATAGTATTGCCGATGGCAGACTGGTAACAGGTCAGAACCCTGCTTCTGCAAAAGGAGTAGGCGAGAAAATGGTGGCTATTTTAGAAAAATAA